A DNA window from Enterobacter cloacae subsp. cloacae ATCC 13047 contains the following coding sequences:
- a CDS encoding sensor histidine kinase, which translates to MSDLQPFPQTRKRPMKLNTLVTLMVCAIIASVLLLVFALYSVQITRATRDDVKDTALGIARTLANSPEIQRGLMQPPQADIIQPIAQGVTKRNDLLLTVVTDMRGIRYSHPNEALIGLHFIGDDLNPALEGKENVSVNRGALAEALRVFTPVYDSQHEQIGVVVVGISLKKVEDQIARGRLNAVWTILFSIFMSSMAIWGLVRVLKRILFGLEPYEISALFEQRQAMLQSLREGVLAVDIHGRVTMINHTAREILLLPSGKQTENASAPLLASLREVSKTGIARQDQEISCNGRLLLCNMVPVKSQERVIGAITTFRDKTEISQLMQRIDGMVNYVDALRAHTHEFMNKLHVILGLLHIKRYDKLEEYILQTAHNYQTDIGTIQSKVKSPVIAGFLLGKINRAKEAGITLTLADECQIPDTANEEQVAVLVTVLGNLIENALDAMEGQPEGEITLLLHYQNGWLSCEVSDDGPGIDPAQLETIFTKGFSTKGENRGVGLFLARQQIQNLGGDITVESEPGVFTQFFVHIPWDSERNIA; encoded by the coding sequence ATGAGCGATTTGCAGCCCTTTCCCCAGACGCGCAAGCGCCCCATGAAACTGAACACGCTGGTCACGTTGATGGTGTGCGCGATCATCGCCTCTGTGCTGCTGCTGGTCTTTGCGCTCTATTCAGTGCAGATCACCCGGGCGACCCGCGATGACGTCAAAGATACGGCGCTGGGTATTGCCCGAACACTGGCGAACAGCCCGGAGATCCAGCGTGGCCTGATGCAACCGCCGCAGGCCGATATCATCCAGCCCATCGCCCAGGGCGTTACAAAACGCAACGACCTGCTGCTGACCGTGGTCACCGACATGCGCGGTATTCGCTATTCGCACCCGAACGAAGCGCTGATTGGCCTGCATTTTATCGGCGACGATCTGAACCCGGCGCTGGAAGGGAAAGAGAACGTCTCCGTTAACCGGGGCGCGCTCGCGGAAGCCCTTCGCGTATTTACGCCCGTGTATGACAGCCAGCACGAGCAGATCGGCGTGGTGGTGGTCGGCATCTCGCTAAAAAAAGTGGAAGACCAGATCGCCCGCGGGCGACTCAACGCCGTCTGGACCATTTTGTTCAGTATCTTTATGAGCTCCATGGCGATCTGGGGACTGGTTCGCGTTCTGAAACGCATCCTGTTCGGGCTGGAGCCGTATGAAATCTCCGCGCTGTTTGAACAACGTCAGGCGATGCTGCAGTCGCTCCGCGAAGGAGTGTTAGCGGTCGATATTCATGGCCGCGTGACGATGATAAACCACACCGCCAGAGAGATATTGCTCCTGCCCTCCGGCAAGCAGACCGAAAACGCCAGCGCGCCCCTGCTGGCCAGCCTGCGTGAGGTGTCAAAGACGGGCATCGCGCGTCAGGATCAGGAGATCAGCTGCAACGGACGGCTGCTGCTGTGCAACATGGTGCCGGTGAAAAGCCAGGAGCGGGTGATAGGCGCCATCACCACCTTCCGCGATAAAACCGAAATCAGCCAGCTGATGCAGCGCATCGACGGCATGGTGAATTACGTCGATGCCCTGCGCGCCCACACGCACGAGTTTATGAACAAACTGCACGTGATCCTGGGCCTGCTGCATATCAAGCGCTACGACAAACTGGAAGAGTACATCCTGCAGACAGCGCACAATTATCAGACGGACATTGGCACCATCCAGAGCAAGGTGAAATCGCCGGTGATTGCCGGGTTCCTGCTGGGTAAAATCAACCGGGCGAAAGAAGCGGGGATCACCCTCACCCTGGCGGATGAGTGCCAGATACCGGATACCGCCAACGAAGAGCAGGTCGCGGTGCTGGTCACCGTGCTCGGTAATTTGATTGAAAACGCACTGGACGCGATGGAGGGCCAGCCGGAAGGCGAAATCACCCTGCTGCTGCACTATCAGAATGGCTGGCTCAGCTGTGAAGTCAGCGATGACGGCCCGGGAATTGATCCCGCCCAGCTGGAGACTATTTTTACTAAAGGCTTCTCAACAAAAGGTGAAAACCGGGGCGTTGGGCTGTTCCTTGCCCGCCAGCAAATTCAGAACCTGGGCGGTGATATCACCGTCGAATCTGAACCTGGCGTATTTACCCAATTTTTTGTTCACATCCCCTGGGATAGCGAGAGGAATATCGCGTGA
- the drpB gene encoding cell division protein DrpB produces MERKIERSLGGKLALWVFYAFCGYFVWAMARYVWVISKIPSLPNAAVEGDLGSTSGKWLGALLGFLVLGTVGLILGGIAWYTRPRQDNS; encoded by the coding sequence ATGGAACGAAAAATCGAACGCAGCCTGGGAGGCAAACTGGCCCTGTGGGTGTTTTATGCTTTTTGCGGTTACTTTGTCTGGGCGATGGCCCGGTATGTTTGGGTCATCAGTAAAATACCGTCGCTGCCGAATGCAGCAGTGGAAGGGGATTTGGGTTCGACCAGCGGCAAATGGCTTGGGGCATTGCTGGGGTTTCTGGTGCTGGGCACGGTCGGCCTGATCCTGGGCGGGATTGCGTGGTACACCCGTCCCCGTCAGGACAACTCGTGA
- a CDS encoding DNA cytosine methyltransferase: MSEPAPEQAEKSTATVQALLRQLLDIYDAKTLASQLMAHGEGHWSPAIIKRLITSERAGHRLSDGEFRYLQTLLPRPSAAHPHYAFRFIDLFAGIGGIRHGFEAIGGQCVFTSEWNKHAVRTYKANWYCDPDAHQFNADIRDVTLSHKSGVSDEEAAEHIRQNIPAHDVLLAGFPCQPFSLAGVSKKNALGRAHGFACDTQGTLFFDVARIIDARRPAIFVLENVKNLKSHDGGKTFRIIMQTLDELGYDVADSQDMGADDPKIIDGKYFLPQHRERIVLVGFRRDLNLKGDFTLRDIPSLYPARRPSVADLLEPAVDAKFILTPVLWKYLYRYAKKHQAKGNGFGFGLVNPNDPHCVTRTLSARYYKDGAEILIDRGWDKALGEKDFDNPENQRHRPRRLTPRECARLMGFETPQGYSFRIPVSDTQAYRQFGNSVVVPAFAAVAKLLSSRIKQAVALRQSEAVNDGCAQ, translated from the coding sequence GTGAGTGAGCCCGCACCTGAGCAGGCTGAGAAATCAACGGCAACGGTGCAGGCGCTGCTGCGCCAGCTGCTGGATATCTATGATGCCAAAACCCTCGCCAGCCAGCTCATGGCACACGGTGAGGGTCACTGGAGCCCGGCAATCATTAAGAGACTTATCACCAGCGAGCGGGCAGGGCATCGCCTGAGCGACGGCGAGTTTCGTTATCTGCAAACATTGCTTCCGCGTCCTTCCGCCGCCCATCCCCATTATGCCTTCCGCTTTATCGATCTGTTTGCCGGTATCGGGGGCATTCGACACGGATTTGAAGCCATCGGCGGACAGTGCGTCTTCACCAGCGAGTGGAACAAACACGCGGTCCGCACCTATAAAGCCAACTGGTATTGTGACCCGGACGCGCATCAGTTCAACGCGGATATCCGCGATGTCACGCTGAGCCATAAAAGCGGCGTGAGCGATGAAGAGGCGGCAGAGCATATTCGCCAGAACATCCCGGCGCATGACGTACTGCTGGCGGGCTTCCCGTGCCAGCCATTCTCGCTTGCCGGGGTATCGAAGAAAAATGCCCTCGGACGTGCCCACGGTTTTGCCTGCGATACGCAGGGAACCCTGTTTTTTGATGTCGCCCGTATTATCGATGCCCGCCGTCCGGCCATTTTTGTGCTGGAAAACGTCAAGAATTTAAAGAGTCATGACGGCGGTAAAACCTTCCGCATTATTATGCAGACGCTGGATGAGCTGGGCTACGACGTGGCGGACTCCCAGGATATGGGTGCCGATGATCCTAAAATCATTGACGGGAAATACTTCCTGCCCCAGCACCGGGAACGTATTGTGTTGGTCGGGTTCCGCCGCGATCTCAACCTGAAAGGTGATTTTACCCTGCGGGATATCCCGTCGCTCTATCCGGCGCGCCGTCCGTCCGTCGCCGATCTTCTGGAGCCCGCCGTCGACGCGAAATTTATCCTCACCCCGGTGCTGTGGAAGTACCTCTATCGCTATGCCAAAAAGCATCAGGCAAAAGGCAACGGTTTTGGTTTTGGCCTGGTCAACCCGAACGATCCGCACTGTGTCACCCGCACCTTGTCCGCGCGCTATTACAAAGATGGTGCGGAGATCCTGATCGATCGTGGCTGGGACAAAGCGCTGGGCGAGAAAGACTTTGATAACCCTGAGAACCAGCGTCATCGTCCTCGTCGCTTAACCCCACGCGAGTGCGCGCGGCTGATGGGGTTTGAGACGCCGCAGGGGTACAGCTTCCGCATTCCGGTCTCTGATACGCAGGCCTACCGACAGTTTGGCAACTCGGTGGTGGTGCCCGCCTTTGCGGCGGTGGCGAAACTGCTGTCCTCACGCATTAAACAGGCGGTTGCCCTGCGCCAGAGTGAGGCCGTCAATGACGGATGTGCACAATAA
- the ompC gene encoding porin OmpC — protein sequence MKRKVLAILVPALLMAGAANAAEMYNKDGNKVDLYGKVDARHTFSDNPGDDGDETYVQVGFKGETQITNDLIGYGQWEYKTYANNTESAGDKSFNRLAYAGLKYGEYGSFDYGRNYGVVYDVEAWTDMLPVFGGDSYTWTDNFMNGRANGLATYRNTDFFGLVEGLNFALQYQGANEGQDATEDQEGTKNGHDDVRFQNGDGFGMSTTYDFDFGLSLGAAYSSSDRSNKQEGYGEKYSARYAGGKTAEAWTLGAKYDANNIYLAMMYAETRNMTPYGDYGIADQTQNFEAVAQYQFDFGLRPSLAWVYSKGKDMTYPGNRSNPQGQHGDVDLVNYIDVGMTYTFNKNFSTYVDYKINLLDNDDRFYEANGISTDDIVGVGMTYQF from the coding sequence ATGAAAAGAAAAGTATTGGCCATTCTTGTACCCGCGTTATTAATGGCTGGCGCAGCAAATGCCGCTGAGATGTACAATAAAGACGGTAATAAAGTTGACCTGTACGGTAAAGTCGATGCACGTCATACCTTCTCTGACAACCCTGGCGACGATGGCGATGAAACCTATGTGCAGGTTGGCTTCAAAGGTGAAACCCAGATCACCAACGATCTGATCGGTTACGGCCAGTGGGAATATAAAACCTACGCAAATAATACTGAGTCCGCCGGTGATAAATCCTTTAACCGTCTGGCCTATGCGGGTCTGAAATATGGCGAATACGGTTCATTTGATTATGGCCGTAATTATGGTGTCGTCTATGACGTAGAAGCCTGGACCGATATGCTGCCGGTATTTGGTGGTGATTCCTACACCTGGACTGATAACTTTATGAATGGCCGTGCTAACGGTCTGGCGACCTACCGTAATACGGATTTCTTTGGTCTGGTTGAAGGTCTGAATTTTGCGCTGCAATATCAGGGCGCGAATGAAGGTCAGGACGCGACAGAAGATCAGGAAGGAACCAAAAATGGTCATGACGACGTGCGTTTCCAGAATGGCGACGGCTTCGGTATGTCTACCACCTATGATTTCGATTTCGGCCTGAGCCTGGGTGCGGCATATTCTTCCTCTGATCGTAGCAACAAACAAGAAGGTTACGGTGAGAAATACAGCGCTCGTTACGCGGGCGGTAAAACAGCAGAAGCATGGACTCTGGGTGCGAAATATGATGCTAACAACATCTATCTGGCGATGATGTATGCTGAAACTCGCAATATGACGCCATATGGTGATTATGGAATCGCGGATCAAACTCAGAACTTCGAAGCAGTAGCACAATATCAGTTCGACTTCGGTCTGCGTCCATCCCTGGCATGGGTTTACTCTAAGGGTAAAGATATGACTTACCCAGGTAACCGCAGTAATCCTCAGGGCCAGCACGGTGATGTTGATCTCGTGAACTATATCGATGTTGGCATGACCTACACTTTCAATAAAAACTTCTCCACCTATGTTGATTACAAAATCAACCTGCTGGATAACGATGATCGCTTCTACGAAGCCAATGGCATCTCCACCGATGACATCGTTGGCGTAGGCATGACCTACCAGTTCTAA
- the yedA gene encoding drug/metabolite exporter YedA, translating into MRFRHLLPLIGALFSLYIIWGSTYFVIRIGVESWPPLMMAGIRFLSAGVLLMAFLLLRGHKLPPLRPMLNAALIGLLLLAVGNGFVTVAEHQNVPSGIAAVVVATVPLFTLCFSRLFGIRTRKLEWLGIGIGLAGIILLNSGGNLSGNPWGAVIILIGSMSWAFGSVYGSRIELPSGMMAGAIEMLAAGIVLLIASMLTGETLTTMPDLSGFLAVGYLALFGSIIAINAYMFLIRNVSPAVATSYAYVNPVVAVLLGTGLGGETLSPVEWLALGVIVFAVVLVTLGKYLLPAKPEVVPCQVEKP; encoded by the coding sequence ATGCGTTTTCGGCACTTACTACCGCTCATCGGGGCGCTCTTTTCGCTGTATATCATCTGGGGGTCAACCTACTTCGTCATTCGCATTGGGGTGGAAAGCTGGCCTCCGCTGATGATGGCGGGTATCCGTTTTCTCTCGGCTGGCGTCCTGCTGATGGCCTTCCTGCTGCTGCGCGGACATAAACTCCCTCCGCTGCGCCCGATGCTGAATGCGGCGCTGATTGGCCTACTGCTGCTGGCCGTGGGCAACGGCTTTGTCACCGTCGCTGAACATCAGAACGTGCCCTCCGGTATCGCGGCGGTGGTGGTCGCCACTGTCCCGCTGTTCACGCTCTGCTTTAGCCGTCTTTTCGGCATTCGCACCCGCAAGCTGGAATGGCTGGGGATTGGAATTGGGCTCGCCGGGATCATTCTGCTCAACAGCGGCGGCAACCTGAGTGGTAACCCGTGGGGGGCCGTGATTATCCTTATCGGATCCATGAGCTGGGCGTTTGGCTCCGTCTACGGTTCGCGTATTGAGCTGCCGTCCGGCATGATGGCGGGCGCCATTGAGATGCTTGCCGCAGGCATTGTGCTGCTGATTGCCTCCATGCTGACGGGCGAAACGCTGACAACCATGCCGGATCTGTCTGGCTTCCTCGCCGTGGGTTATCTGGCGCTGTTTGGCTCCATCATTGCCATTAATGCGTACATGTTCCTCATCCGCAACGTCTCTCCGGCGGTCGCCACCAGTTACGCCTACGTTAACCCGGTGGTTGCCGTGCTGCTGGGTACGGGACTCGGCGGTGAAACGCTGTCGCCGGTTGAATGGCTGGCGCTGGGCGTAATTGTGTTTGCCGTGGTGCTGGTCACGCTGGGGAAATACCTGCTGCCCGCTAAGCCTGAGGTGGTGCCGTGTCAGGTGGAGAAACCGTAA
- a CDS encoding very short patch repair endonuclease, whose product MTDVHNKATRSKNMRAIGTRDTAIEKRLAGLLTEAGYDFRMQDAALAGRPDFVIDAYECIIFTHGCFWHRHDCYLFKVPATRTDFWLEKIGKNVQRDRRDIGTLVEQGWRVLVVWECALRGRLKLNDRDLTERLEEWICGGGQTAQIDTQGIHPFTVSPPDTAPPQA is encoded by the coding sequence ATGACGGATGTGCACAATAAGGCGACGCGCAGTAAAAACATGCGTGCCATCGGTACGCGTGATACGGCGATTGAGAAACGCCTCGCCGGGCTACTGACTGAGGCAGGCTATGACTTTCGGATGCAGGATGCCGCACTTGCCGGGCGTCCTGATTTCGTCATTGATGCCTATGAGTGCATTATCTTTACCCACGGCTGCTTCTGGCACCGTCACGACTGCTATCTGTTTAAAGTCCCGGCGACGCGCACCGATTTCTGGCTGGAGAAGATTGGCAAAAACGTCCAGCGCGATCGGCGGGATATCGGCACGCTTGTCGAACAGGGATGGCGGGTGCTGGTGGTGTGGGAGTGTGCGCTACGCGGCAGACTGAAGCTGAACGATCGGGATCTGACCGAACGGCTGGAAGAGTGGATCTGCGGCGGCGGTCAGACCGCGCAGATCGACACTCAGGGCATTCATCCGTTTACGGTTTCTCCACCTGACACGGCACCACCTCAGGCTTAG
- a CDS encoding phosphohydrolase, giving the protein MELTQWQQRFERWLGENHTTDDTAHDISHFRRVWMTAQKILANQAVEPLVILTACYFHDIVSLPKNHPERGQSSQLAARKTREILHRDFPDFPPAHYDAVAHAIEAHSFSAGIAPQSLEAKIVQDADRLEALGAIGLARVFAVSGALGVPLFDARDPFADARTLDDRAFALDHFQTKLLRLPDTMQTEMGRELARHNADFLIQFMAKLSAELQGDCLGLDSQVLSRFRRSLHR; this is encoded by the coding sequence ATGGAACTTACGCAGTGGCAGCAACGTTTTGAGCGCTGGCTCGGGGAAAACCACACCACCGACGACACCGCGCATGATATTTCGCACTTTCGTCGCGTCTGGATGACGGCGCAAAAAATCCTGGCTAACCAGGCGGTCGAGCCGCTGGTGATCCTGACCGCCTGCTATTTCCACGATATTGTCAGCCTGCCGAAAAACCATCCTGAACGCGGCCAGTCATCCCAGCTGGCAGCGCGTAAAACGCGTGAGATCCTGCATCGCGACTTCCCGGACTTTCCCCCCGCGCATTATGACGCCGTGGCGCATGCTATTGAGGCGCACAGCTTCAGTGCCGGGATCGCGCCGCAGAGTCTGGAAGCGAAAATTGTGCAGGATGCTGACCGGCTGGAAGCGTTAGGGGCGATTGGCCTGGCGCGCGTGTTTGCCGTTTCGGGGGCGCTGGGCGTGCCGCTTTTTGACGCACGCGATCCCTTTGCTGATGCGCGAACCCTTGATGACCGGGCGTTTGCCCTCGACCATTTTCAGACCAAGCTGCTGCGCCTGCCTGATACAATGCAAACAGAAATGGGGCGCGAGCTGGCACGCCACAACGCCGATTTTCTCATCCAGTTTATGGCAAAACTGAGTGCCGAATTACAGGGTGACTGCCTGGGGCTGGATAGCCAGGTACTGAGCCGCTTCCGCCGCAGTTTGCACCGTTGA
- a CDS encoding FAD:protein FMN transferase, producing the protein MSDDNRVYSYSAVLMGSPILLKLFSYDEALASRVFRLIKQYEDLLTVNRAHSEVMEINHAAGQRPVSVSRPVFELIRCAKAASLLKDSAFNLAIGPLVKRWKIGFRGDSVPPAEDIAALLAITRPEDVVLDEASSSVFLTQKGMEIDLGAIAKGYIADRVRDYLRKEGAELGLINLGGNIQTLGSPEGGWSVGLKKPFAGDELIGAMTVENRSMVTSGTYERYFEQNGRRYHHILDPRTGYPLDNELDSVTIISNDSIDGDIWTTLMYGMGVEKGCAVLRARPDIEAIFVTKTKEVVLSSAHHFRFTLLDNSYRITDSTV; encoded by the coding sequence ATGTCTGATGACAACCGCGTCTACAGCTACTCCGCCGTCCTGATGGGCTCTCCCATCCTCCTGAAACTCTTCTCCTATGACGAAGCCCTCGCCTCCCGCGTGTTTCGCCTGATCAAACAGTACGAAGATCTGCTTACCGTTAACCGCGCGCACTCTGAAGTTATGGAAATCAACCATGCGGCGGGGCAGCGGCCCGTCAGCGTCAGCCGTCCGGTGTTCGAGCTGATCCGCTGCGCAAAAGCGGCGAGCCTGCTCAAGGACAGCGCGTTTAACCTGGCGATTGGCCCGCTGGTGAAACGCTGGAAAATTGGCTTTCGCGGCGACAGCGTGCCGCCCGCCGAAGACATCGCCGCCTTGCTGGCGATTACCCGTCCTGAGGATGTGGTGCTGGACGAGGCCAGCAGTAGCGTCTTTTTGACCCAAAAAGGGATGGAGATCGACCTGGGCGCCATAGCCAAAGGCTATATCGCTGACAGGGTGCGGGATTATCTGCGCAAAGAGGGCGCTGAACTCGGGCTGATCAACCTCGGGGGCAATATCCAGACGCTGGGCTCGCCGGAGGGGGGCTGGAGCGTGGGGCTTAAAAAACCGTTTGCGGGTGATGAGCTGATTGGCGCGATGACGGTAGAGAACCGCTCCATGGTGACGTCGGGAACCTATGAACGCTACTTTGAACAAAACGGCAGGCGCTACCACCATATCCTTGACCCGCGTACCGGGTATCCGCTGGATAATGAACTGGACAGCGTGACCATCATTTCAAACGATTCTATCGATGGGGATATCTGGACCACGCTGATGTACGGCATGGGCGTGGAGAAGGGCTGCGCGGTGCTGCGCGCGCGTCCTGATATAGAAGCGATCTTTGTGACCAAAACAAAAGAAGTGGTGCTCTCGTCAGCGCACCACTTCCGCTTTACTTTACTGGATAATAGTTACCGCATTACTGACAGTACTGTTTGA
- the dcuR gene encoding two-component system response regulator DcuR has protein sequence MINVLIVDDDAMVADLNRLYVNRVEGFSCCGVASTLNQAEAIINNPAQPVDLVLLDVYMQQDNGLDLLPVIRASGRPIDVIMISSAADAATIQTSIHYGVVDYLIKPFQFPRFEEALNGWKAKHSLMGSHQYYEQADVDRLIHGGAPELADSKKLPKGLTPQTLRTICQWIDAHPETEFSTDDLASAVNISRVSCRKYLIWLAQINILFTSIHYGATGRPVYRYRLQPEQTGLLKQYCQ, from the coding sequence GTGATAAATGTATTAATTGTCGATGATGACGCCATGGTAGCCGACCTCAACCGTCTGTATGTTAACCGTGTTGAAGGCTTTAGCTGCTGCGGCGTCGCCTCCACGCTGAACCAGGCCGAGGCCATTATTAACAACCCTGCCCAGCCGGTTGATCTGGTGCTGCTGGATGTCTACATGCAACAGGATAACGGGCTGGATCTGCTGCCGGTGATCCGCGCCTCCGGTCGCCCAATCGATGTCATTATGATCTCTTCGGCTGCGGACGCCGCGACAATCCAGACCTCTATCCATTACGGCGTGGTGGATTATCTGATTAAACCGTTCCAGTTCCCGCGCTTTGAAGAGGCGCTGAACGGCTGGAAGGCAAAGCACAGCCTGATGGGCTCGCACCAGTATTATGAGCAGGCGGACGTCGACAGGCTGATCCACGGCGGGGCGCCGGAGCTGGCAGACAGCAAAAAGCTGCCAAAAGGGTTAACGCCGCAAACGCTGCGCACCATCTGCCAGTGGATTGACGCTCACCCGGAGACCGAGTTTTCCACCGATGACCTGGCCAGTGCAGTGAATATCTCGCGCGTCTCCTGCCGAAAATATCTGATCTGGCTGGCGCAAATCAATATCCTGTTCACCAGCATTCACTACGGCGCTACCGGGCGCCCGGTATATCGTTACCGTCTCCAGCCCGAGCAGACAGGCCTGCTCAAACAGTACTGTCAGTAA
- a CDS encoding DUF808 domain-containing protein, which translates to MVILAGSSLLTLLDDIATLLDDISVMGKLAAKKTAGVLGDDLSLNAQQVSGVRANRELPVVWGVAKGSFLNKVILVPLALLISAFIPWAITPLLMIGGAFLCFEGVEKVLHSFAARKKHDTPEMRQQRLEALAAQDPKTFERDKIKGAVRTDFILSAEIVAITLGIVSESPLLNQVLILSGIAILVTVGVYGLVGLIVKLDDIGFWLEAKSSAIAKGIGKSLLVLAPWLMKSLSVVGTLAMFLVGGGIVVHGIAPLHHAIEHFAAQQGAVVAAILPTLLNLVLGFIVGSIVVAAVKLVEKLRGAAH; encoded by the coding sequence ATAGTCATTTTGGCGGGAAGTAGCTTATTAACATTGCTGGACGACATTGCCACCTTGCTGGACGACATTTCCGTTATGGGAAAACTGGCGGCGAAGAAAACAGCAGGGGTTCTGGGGGATGATTTATCGCTAAATGCGCAACAGGTAAGCGGGGTGCGGGCTAACCGTGAGTTGCCGGTAGTATGGGGCGTGGCGAAAGGCTCATTCCTCAACAAGGTGATCCTGGTGCCGCTGGCGCTGCTGATCAGCGCCTTTATCCCCTGGGCGATTACGCCGCTGCTGATGATTGGCGGCGCATTTTTATGTTTTGAAGGGGTAGAGAAGGTGCTGCACTCCTTCGCCGCGAGGAAGAAGCACGACACGCCAGAAATGCGCCAGCAGCGTCTGGAAGCACTGGCTGCGCAGGATCCAAAAACCTTCGAACGCGATAAAATCAAGGGCGCTGTTCGTACTGACTTTATTCTGTCGGCGGAGATTGTGGCCATTACGCTGGGTATCGTGTCTGAATCGCCGCTGCTGAATCAGGTGCTGATCCTCTCCGGGATCGCCATTCTGGTGACGGTGGGGGTTTACGGCCTGGTAGGGCTTATCGTTAAACTCGATGACATTGGCTTCTGGCTGGAAGCGAAATCGAGCGCGATAGCTAAAGGGATCGGTAAAAGCCTGCTGGTGCTCGCCCCGTGGTTGATGAAGAGTCTTTCCGTGGTGGGGACGCTGGCGATGTTCCTTGTCGGCGGTGGGATTGTGGTACACGGTATTGCGCCGCTGCACCATGCGATAGAACATTTTGCTGCACAGCAGGGCGCCGTGGTGGCGGCCATTCTGCCTACGCTGCTTAATCTGGTGCTGGGCTTTATTGTGGGCAGTATCGTGGTCGCCGCAGTGAAGCTGGTTGAAAAGCTGCGCGGTGCGGCGCACTAA
- a CDS encoding N-acetylmuramic acid 6-phosphate etherase: MSIMLTGSVKERRHASTMNIDRLSTLDMLKVIHQDDALISAAITPFLPIIARVVDNAAATLSHGGRLVMVGAGPSGCVAKQAADEYAPGKTPVIAITADDDATSYERGVADLQAINFGEHDMMLAVTVSGKTPWVWGAMRHAWSLGSPVAVITDNAQSEAAQLASMVIAPELGPDVVAGYLNTKAAIAQKMILSMVTTGLAVRTGRVYSNLRVDLEASSTQWAERQIAIVMEAGGCTRAVAKAALESCNHNCKTAVLMVLTGLDAWKAHELLAQNNGFIRVALQEAP; encoded by the coding sequence ATGAGCATTATGCTTACCGGTTCGGTCAAGGAAAGACGGCACGCCAGCACGATGAATATCGATAGATTGTCCACGCTGGACATGCTGAAAGTCATTCACCAGGATGATGCACTTATCTCCGCTGCAATCACCCCTTTTTTACCCATTATTGCCCGTGTGGTGGATAACGCCGCCGCGACCCTGAGCCACGGGGGGCGTCTGGTTATGGTTGGCGCGGGGCCGTCTGGCTGTGTGGCGAAACAGGCGGCGGATGAGTATGCCCCGGGTAAAACCCCGGTGATTGCCATCACGGCGGACGACGATGCGACAAGCTACGAGCGCGGCGTTGCCGACCTGCAGGCGATTAACTTTGGCGAGCACGATATGATGCTGGCGGTCACCGTAAGCGGAAAAACGCCGTGGGTCTGGGGCGCCATGCGGCATGCGTGGTCGCTCGGTTCACCGGTGGCGGTGATTACCGATAATGCGCAAAGCGAAGCGGCGCAGCTGGCAAGTATGGTGATTGCGCCAGAGTTGGGCCCGGATGTGGTTGCCGGGTATCTGAACACCAAAGCGGCCATCGCGCAGAAAATGATCCTCTCTATGGTGACCACCGGGCTGGCCGTCCGCACCGGGCGGGTTTACAGCAACCTGCGCGTGGATCTGGAGGCGAGCAGCACCCAGTGGGCTGAACGGCAAATCGCGATAGTGATGGAAGCGGGGGGATGCACCCGAGCGGTAGCAAAAGCCGCGCTGGAGAGCTGTAACCATAACTGCAAAACGGCGGTGCTGATGGTGCTGACCGGGCTGGATGCATGGAAAGCGCATGAGTTGCTTGCGCAGAATAACGGGTTTATTCGGGTGGCGTTGCAGGAAGCACCGTAA